The Cytophagales bacterium genome contains a region encoding:
- a CDS encoding acetyl-CoA C-acyltransferase encodes MKEVFIISAVRTPIGSFGGSLSSLTAVQLGSVAIKGALEKVSIDAAEVQEVYFGNVLSAGLGQAPARQAVIFAGISNTVPCTTVNKVCASGSKAIMLGAQSIMLGFNDVVVAGGMESMSNVPYYVEKARYGYKLGHGQFVDGLIKDGLWDVYNNYHMGIAAENTAKQMNITRGMQDEFAIESYKKSAAATKNGDFKNEIIPVEIPQKKKDPIIVSEDEEFKKVNFEKISDLRPVFDKEGTVTAANASTINDGASALVLMSKEKAESLGVLPIAKILGFADAAQAPEWFTTTPSLAIPKALKNAGLDQAEVDYYEINEAFAVVSIANNQKLNLDPAKVNVFGGAVSLGHPLGCSGARIVTTLTNVLAKNGGKIGVTGICNGGGGASAIVIEKI; translated from the coding sequence GTTTATCCAGCCTCACTGCTGTACAATTAGGTTCTGTTGCTATTAAAGGAGCCCTGGAAAAAGTTAGTATAGATGCTGCTGAAGTACAGGAAGTATACTTCGGCAACGTTTTATCTGCCGGCTTAGGGCAGGCGCCTGCCCGTCAGGCAGTCATATTTGCGGGTATTAGCAATACTGTACCCTGTACTACGGTAAATAAAGTATGTGCGTCAGGTTCCAAAGCGATCATGTTGGGTGCACAAAGCATCATGTTAGGATTTAATGATGTGGTGGTTGCAGGTGGCATGGAAAGCATGTCAAACGTCCCTTATTATGTAGAAAAAGCACGTTACGGGTATAAGTTGGGTCACGGCCAATTTGTTGATGGATTGATAAAGGACGGATTGTGGGATGTTTACAACAATTACCACATGGGCATTGCAGCCGAAAATACGGCAAAACAAATGAATATTACCCGTGGTATGCAGGATGAGTTTGCCATAGAATCTTACAAAAAGTCTGCTGCCGCTACAAAAAACGGTGATTTTAAAAATGAAATTATTCCGGTTGAAATACCGCAAAAGAAAAAAGATCCGATCATTGTATCGGAAGACGAGGAATTCAAAAAAGTAAATTTTGAAAAAATATCCGACTTAAGACCGGTTTTTGACAAAGAAGGAACGGTTACTGCTGCCAATGCTTCTACAATCAATGACGGAGCTTCTGCCCTGGTATTGATGAGCAAAGAAAAAGCTGAATCGTTGGGTGTGTTACCTATCGCTAAAATACTTGGTTTTGCTGATGCTGCACAGGCGCCTGAATGGTTTACCACTACTCCATCATTAGCTATACCTAAGGCTCTGAAAAATGCAGGATTAGATCAAGCAGAAGTAGATTATTATGAGATCAATGAAGCTTTTGCAGTAGTTTCGATAGCAAACAATCAAAAACTCAACCTTGATCCTGCAAAGGTGAATGTTTTTGGAGGAGCAGTTTCTTTGGGACATCCGCTTGGTTGTTCAGGTGCAAGAATAGTGACCACTCTTACCAATGTATTGGCAAAAAATGGAGGAAAAATTGGCGTTACCGGTATTTGTAACGGAGGTGGCGGGGCTTCGGCTATTGTGATTGAGAAGATTTAA